One part of the Mycolicibacterium aromaticivorans JS19b1 = JCM 16368 genome encodes these proteins:
- a CDS encoding PaaI family thioesterase, with translation MTDRDEYELDPDYYKHGGFPKFEVARPGEGFGRFLTAMRRAQDLAVSADPDPDTWSAAADLADQLVALLGPFEAAEGVGPANRVPSLPGAGSLLMPPYRVTQFDSDAVELTVRFSRFHVGGNYAVHGGVLPLTFDSVFGMVIHATGRPISRTAFLHVDYRSVTPIDTELTVRGWLREAEGRKAFVNAEMRDPDGTLCAEAHGLMVRLLPGQP, from the coding sequence ATGACCGATCGAGACGAATACGAACTCGACCCCGACTACTACAAGCACGGCGGCTTCCCGAAGTTCGAAGTCGCCCGGCCTGGTGAAGGTTTCGGCCGGTTCTTGACCGCGATGCGACGGGCGCAGGACCTGGCGGTCTCGGCCGACCCGGATCCGGACACCTGGAGCGCGGCTGCCGATCTCGCCGATCAACTGGTCGCCCTACTCGGGCCGTTCGAAGCCGCAGAAGGGGTCGGGCCTGCCAACCGGGTGCCGAGCCTTCCGGGTGCGGGCAGCCTGCTGATGCCACCGTATCGGGTCACCCAATTCGATTCCGATGCCGTCGAATTGACGGTTCGGTTCAGCCGGTTTCACGTCGGGGGCAACTACGCCGTGCACGGCGGCGTGCTGCCGTTGACGTTCGACTCGGTGTTCGGGATGGTCATCCACGCCACGGGCCGCCCGATCAGCCGCACCGCGTTCCTGCACGTCGACTACCGCAGTGTCACCCCGATCGACACGGAGCTCACGGTGCGCGGCTGGCTCCGCGAAGCCGAGGGTCGCAAGGCCTTCGTCAACGCCGAGATGAGAGATCCGGATGGCACACTCTGCGCGGAAGCGCACGGATTGATGGTGCGTCTGCTGCCCGGGCAGCCCTGA
- a CDS encoding cytochrome P450, with product MTSAAALPPLHMRRNGFDPAPELRDIRDGSGVVTAVNAFGMQVYLITRYGDVRAVLSDHEHFANGRPPGFVLPGAPQLPEEEQANARAGNLLALDPPQHTRLRRMLTGEFTVRRMKALEPRIVEIVESRLDVLETAGAPADLVSEFALPIPSLVICELLGVPYGDRDDFQRRSARQLDLSLPIPERLELARQGREYMGTLVAAARRTPGNDMLGMLVRDHGTELSDNELVGIAGLLLLAGHETTSNMLGLGTLALLRHPDQLAAVRDDPDAVAPAIEELLRWLSIVHSSIPRLATTDTEVAGVAIPAGSLVLASLASGNRDAAFVDDPDVLDIRRDIVSHLAFGHGVHHCLGAPLAQMEMRIAFPALLRRFPALTCAEPFDDIEFKPFHFIYGLRSLPVAW from the coding sequence ATGACATCTGCGGCCGCACTGCCACCACTGCATATGCGGCGCAACGGGTTCGATCCCGCCCCGGAACTGCGCGACATCCGTGACGGCAGCGGAGTGGTCACCGCCGTCAACGCGTTCGGCATGCAGGTATACCTGATCACGCGCTACGGCGACGTCCGGGCAGTGCTGTCCGATCACGAGCACTTCGCCAACGGACGGCCACCGGGCTTCGTGCTGCCCGGCGCACCGCAGCTGCCCGAGGAGGAGCAGGCCAACGCCCGCGCCGGCAACCTGCTCGCCCTCGACCCACCCCAGCACACCCGGCTACGCCGGATGCTGACCGGCGAGTTCACCGTGCGCAGGATGAAAGCGCTCGAACCGCGCATCGTCGAGATCGTCGAATCGCGACTGGATGTGCTCGAGACTGCCGGTGCGCCAGCTGATCTGGTGTCCGAGTTCGCGCTGCCGATCCCGTCGCTGGTGATCTGCGAGCTGCTCGGCGTGCCCTATGGCGACCGGGACGATTTCCAGCGGCGCAGCGCCCGTCAGCTCGACTTGTCGCTTCCGATCCCTGAACGCCTGGAGCTGGCGCGCCAAGGTCGCGAGTACATGGGCACGCTGGTGGCCGCGGCCCGGCGCACGCCTGGAAACGACATGCTCGGCATGCTGGTGCGCGACCACGGCACGGAGCTCAGCGACAACGAGCTGGTCGGCATCGCCGGTCTGCTGCTGCTCGCCGGGCACGAAACCACGTCGAACATGCTGGGACTGGGCACCCTGGCGCTGTTGCGTCACCCCGATCAGCTCGCGGCGGTCCGTGACGACCCGGACGCGGTCGCCCCCGCCATCGAGGAGCTACTGCGCTGGCTGTCGATCGTGCACAGCAGCATTCCCCGCCTGGCCACCACCGACACCGAGGTCGCCGGTGTCGCTATCCCGGCCGGCAGCCTGGTGCTGGCATCATTGGCGTCCGGCAACCGGGACGCGGCCTTCGTCGACGATCCCGACGTACTGGACATCAGACGAGACATCGTGAGCCACTTGGCATTCGGTCACGGGGTGCACCACTGCCTCGGCGCGCCGCTGGCCCAGATGGAGATGCGCATCGCGTTCCCGGCGCTGCTGCGCCGCTTCCCGGCACTGACATGCGCCGAGCCGTTCGACGACATCGAATTCAAGCCGTTCCACTTCATCTACGGATTGCGGTCCCTGCCGGTCGCCTGGTGA
- a CDS encoding MMPL family transporter, whose protein sequence is MHRGLEGRRPAWDRVGELVSKRLSWLLALIIAVIGGGLMGAIGQGSSADQSPVALPPSAESAKAAALLKEFPGGGAAPVILVVTRTDGGALSTADLAAADAARGRMIAATGTGGPPIPVTASEDGKAALAPVPIDSTLSGFALNDEVKSLREAAKSGLPGDLTTNVTGGPAFGADIANAFSGANITLLAVTGAVVALLLIITYRSPVLWLVPLLVIAFADRVAAVLGSAIAESTGMTADGSTSGITSVLVFGAGTNYALLLISRYREELRSTEDHRAALRTAVRFAGPAIAASNATVVLALLTLLFASSPSTRSLGVQAASGLVVAAVFVLLMLPPLLALCGPKLFWPFIPRIGGEQVTATGAWHRVADWVSNHAGRVTVASTAVLIVLATGLLATPVGLNQIDQFRVSADSVAGYRTLSAHFPSGLTDPTRVIGRSDAGGAVEQAIRSTPGVISVNPAGSSASGLSQWQVVLAAEPASDASFDTIAALRNSVHQADPGALVGGSDAQALDAKNAAVHDRWVVIPAILIVVLAVLYILLRAALAPLILVAATVLSTMAALGLGGWVSVHLLGFPALDNTTPLFAFLFLVALGVDYTIFLVTRAREETPQHGTRGGIVRAVSATGAVITSAGIVLAAVFTVLGVLPLIVLTQLGIIVGLGILLDTFAVRTVVIPALFTLIGPAIWWPAFSRAEIEPAERA, encoded by the coding sequence ATGCACCGAGGACTCGAGGGCCGGCGACCCGCCTGGGACCGCGTCGGCGAGCTTGTCAGCAAGCGACTTTCCTGGCTGTTGGCGCTGATCATCGCGGTGATCGGCGGCGGACTGATGGGCGCCATCGGGCAGGGCTCGTCGGCCGATCAGTCACCGGTCGCACTTCCTCCCAGCGCGGAATCTGCCAAGGCCGCTGCCTTACTCAAGGAGTTCCCCGGAGGTGGGGCGGCGCCGGTGATCCTCGTCGTCACTCGCACCGACGGCGGGGCGCTGAGCACGGCCGACCTGGCCGCTGCCGACGCGGCCCGCGGGCGGATGATCGCCGCAACCGGCACGGGCGGTCCCCCGATTCCGGTCACCGCATCCGAGGACGGCAAGGCCGCCCTCGCGCCGGTGCCGATTGACTCCACGCTGTCCGGCTTCGCGCTCAACGACGAAGTCAAATCGCTGCGAGAGGCGGCCAAGTCCGGGCTGCCCGGCGACCTGACAACCAACGTCACCGGCGGCCCCGCATTCGGCGCCGACATCGCGAATGCGTTCTCCGGCGCGAACATCACCCTGCTGGCGGTCACCGGCGCAGTGGTCGCGCTGCTGCTGATCATCACCTACCGATCGCCCGTGCTGTGGCTGGTGCCTCTTCTCGTCATCGCGTTCGCCGACCGGGTGGCCGCGGTGCTGGGTTCGGCGATCGCCGAAAGCACCGGGATGACCGCCGACGGCTCGACCTCGGGCATCACCAGCGTGCTGGTGTTCGGTGCCGGGACGAACTACGCGCTGCTGTTGATCTCGCGCTATCGGGAGGAATTGCGTTCGACAGAAGATCATCGGGCGGCGTTGCGCACCGCGGTCCGATTCGCCGGGCCCGCGATCGCGGCCAGCAATGCCACGGTGGTGCTGGCCCTGCTGACCCTGTTGTTCGCCTCGTCACCGAGCACGCGCAGCCTCGGAGTGCAGGCCGCCTCCGGGCTCGTGGTCGCAGCCGTGTTCGTGCTGCTGATGCTGCCGCCGCTGCTGGCACTGTGCGGCCCGAAGCTGTTCTGGCCGTTCATCCCTCGCATCGGCGGCGAACAGGTCACCGCCACCGGCGCCTGGCATCGGGTCGCCGACTGGGTGTCCAACCATGCCGGTCGGGTCACCGTCGCCTCCACGGCGGTGCTGATCGTGCTGGCGACCGGCTTGCTGGCGACCCCGGTGGGACTCAACCAGATCGACCAGTTCCGGGTCAGCGCCGACTCGGTGGCCGGATATCGGACGCTGTCGGCGCACTTCCCCAGCGGTTTGACCGACCCGACGCGGGTCATCGGTCGTAGCGACGCGGGTGGCGCGGTGGAGCAGGCCATCCGGAGCACACCGGGGGTCATCTCGGTCAACCCGGCCGGCAGCTCAGCCAGCGGCCTCAGTCAATGGCAAGTTGTGCTCGCGGCCGAGCCCGCCTCCGACGCGTCATTCGATACCATTGCCGCTCTTCGTAATTCAGTCCACCAAGCCGACCCAGGCGCGCTGGTGGGTGGATCGGATGCGCAGGCACTGGACGCCAAGAACGCGGCGGTCCACGACCGGTGGGTGGTGATCCCGGCGATCCTGATCGTCGTTCTCGCGGTGCTGTACATCCTGCTGCGGGCGGCACTGGCGCCGCTGATCCTGGTCGCCGCCACCGTGCTGTCCACCATGGCCGCGCTCGGTCTCGGCGGCTGGGTCAGCGTGCACCTGCTCGGCTTTCCCGCGCTGGACAACACCACCCCCCTTTTCGCGTTCCTGTTCCTGGTCGCCCTCGGAGTGGACTACACGATCTTCCTGGTCACCCGTGCCCGCGAGGAGACCCCGCAGCACGGCACCCGCGGTGGGATCGTGCGGGCGGTCTCGGCGACGGGCGCGGTCATCACCAGCGCCGGGATCGTGCTGGCGGCGGTGTTCACCGTGCTGGGCGTGCTGCCGCTGATCGTGCTCACCCAGCTGGGGATCATCGTCGGCCTTGGCATCCTGCTGGACACTTTCGCGGTTCGTACCGTGGTGATCCCCGCGCTGTTCACCCTGATCGGCCCGGCGATCTGGTGGCCGGCGTTCTCCCGCGCAGAGATCGAACCCGCCGAACGCGCGTAA
- a CDS encoding MarR family winged helix-turn-helix transcriptional regulator: MEPSGRPALEAAVVADVQALSAESDQIGRAFAGIHRLSANDFRALVHVMVAENAGTPLTAGELRTRMGLSGAAITYLVERMIESGHLRRDSDPADRRKVLLRYADHGIEVGRAFFTPLATHTHRALDEIPDSDLEAAHRVFTAVLAAMTDFRADLNS, from the coding sequence ATGGAACCATCCGGTCGGCCCGCCCTGGAGGCCGCCGTGGTCGCCGACGTGCAGGCGCTGTCCGCCGAATCGGATCAGATCGGCCGGGCATTCGCCGGGATCCACCGGTTGTCCGCCAACGATTTCCGCGCACTGGTGCACGTGATGGTCGCCGAGAACGCCGGCACGCCGCTGACTGCGGGGGAGTTGCGCACCCGGATGGGACTCTCGGGTGCGGCGATCACCTACCTGGTCGAGCGGATGATCGAGTCCGGGCACCTGCGGCGCGACTCCGACCCCGCCGACCGGCGCAAGGTGCTGCTGCGCTACGCCGACCACGGCATCGAGGTGGGCCGGGCGTTCTTCACGCCGCTGGCCACCCACACCCACCGCGCCCTGGACGAGATACCCGACTCTGATCTCGAGGCGGCCCACCGGGTGTTCACCGCGGTACTGGCTGCGATGACGGATTTTCGCGCCGATCTGAATTCATAA
- a CDS encoding alkaline phosphatase family protein yields the protein MKRTKQLCVGVAAAGIFGLGSTVATAIAHADSPDSSAGPSAGSSKASTPSAGPKARNRSATAGAVSQPVKSSAVRNPAAGVRKSASPAAEALSVALSTLGITPVVSGGGGASSTVSPAVGRSRRGLVMTATASAAAASNGGSVSTPPTGTPTHVLVIGIDGTNLSAILSNPDNVNLQALMTTGTTAASTMVGHTTISNPSWTSILTGVWSEKAGLFNNVFTPWTYDKWPTVFNQLEAADPTIQTTAIADWENIAQIAGAGSIPADVIKFFPKYNNSWLDTDDLVGQASVDAINGTTAGVSSFNFTYFVGVDNTGHEYDAGSQQYKDALKNVDDNVGDIMQAVNAWNSAHPDEKWTVLVTTDHGQVPWPTIRLGSDMRAHGFQTPWETTTFVIANGTGFTAGAINNTYSNIDITPTVDALFGLTPPSYSAGSPLMDLAKSDYTPLVPGFDGINQALTDAIAMYGYPDVATNIALDLRTVAGFVPYFVYSLFNGLTADMTGPLTLPIQFVGAVLYQLVNIPAQIIARLTGVTGNQIIPPDLWPYTPVPGVQPLPPAPPTATVPTPVAIAV from the coding sequence GTGAAGCGAACCAAACAACTCTGCGTCGGCGTCGCGGCGGCAGGCATCTTCGGTCTGGGCTCGACGGTCGCGACCGCGATCGCCCACGCCGATTCCCCCGATTCCTCCGCCGGCCCGTCGGCCGGTTCGTCGAAGGCAAGCACGCCTAGTGCGGGGCCGAAGGCCCGCAATCGTTCCGCCACGGCGGGCGCGGTGAGTCAACCTGTGAAGTCGTCCGCGGTCCGTAACCCCGCAGCGGGGGTACGCAAGTCGGCAAGCCCAGCGGCAGAGGCTCTTTCGGTGGCCCTGTCCACGCTGGGCATCACGCCGGTGGTCTCCGGGGGCGGCGGGGCGTCGTCGACGGTGTCGCCCGCGGTCGGCCGTAGCCGTCGCGGCCTGGTGATGACGGCTACCGCATCCGCGGCCGCGGCGAGCAACGGCGGATCGGTCAGCACGCCGCCCACCGGTACACCGACACACGTGCTGGTGATCGGGATCGATGGAACGAATCTCAGCGCCATCCTGTCCAACCCCGACAACGTCAACCTGCAGGCCCTGATGACCACCGGCACCACCGCAGCGTCGACGATGGTCGGGCACACCACGATTTCCAACCCGTCGTGGACCAGCATCTTGACCGGCGTGTGGAGTGAGAAGGCGGGCCTGTTCAACAATGTCTTCACGCCCTGGACGTACGACAAGTGGCCGACGGTCTTCAATCAGCTCGAGGCCGCCGACCCCACCATCCAGACCACGGCGATCGCTGACTGGGAGAACATTGCCCAGATCGCCGGGGCCGGTTCGATTCCCGCCGACGTGATCAAGTTCTTCCCTAAGTACAACAACAGCTGGCTGGACACCGACGACCTGGTGGGCCAGGCGTCCGTCGACGCTATCAACGGCACCACCGCGGGCGTTTCGAGCTTCAACTTCACGTACTTCGTCGGAGTCGACAACACCGGGCATGAGTACGACGCCGGGTCGCAGCAGTACAAGGATGCGCTGAAGAACGTCGACGACAACGTCGGCGACATCATGCAAGCGGTCAACGCCTGGAACTCCGCGCACCCTGACGAAAAGTGGACCGTGCTGGTGACCACCGACCACGGCCAGGTGCCGTGGCCGACAATTCGGCTCGGCTCCGACATGCGCGCGCACGGATTCCAAACACCTTGGGAAACAACCACGTTCGTGATCGCAAACGGCACCGGCTTCACCGCGGGGGCGATCAACAACACCTATTCCAACATCGACATCACCCCCACGGTGGACGCGCTGTTCGGGCTGACGCCGCCGTCGTATTCGGCCGGTTCGCCTTTGATGGACCTTGCCAAAAGTGATTACACGCCGCTGGTCCCCGGCTTCGACGGGATCAACCAAGCGCTGACAGATGCGATCGCGATGTACGGCTATCCCGATGTGGCCACCAACATCGCCCTGGACCTGCGGACTGTCGCCGGATTCGTTCCCTATTTCGTGTACTCGCTCTTCAACGGACTCACCGCGGACATGACCGGACCGCTTACGCTGCCGATCCAATTCGTCGGTGCGGTGCTCTACCAGCTGGTCAACATTCCGGCGCAGATCATCGCGCGGTTGACCGGGGTGACCGGCAACCAGATCATCCCGCCCGACCTGTGGCCGTACACGCCGGTGCCCGGTGTTCAGCCGTTGCCGCCGGCGCCACCGACCGCCACCGTGCCGACGCCCGTCGCGATCGCGGTCTGA
- a CDS encoding AAA family ATPase, protein MLDTVAVENYRSLRRLILPLRGLNVVTGANGAGKSSLYRALRLLADSARNGAVSALAREGGLSSTMWAGPGKTGPVSLKLGFAGEDFGYAVDFGLPQETETAFNLDPEIKSEVVWAGATLRPSALLAQRSVRTVLLRDGDDTWHPAATLRPFDSMLSEVADPQAAPELLALRERVRSWRFYDHVRTDTDAPARQPQIGTRTMVLSHDGADLAAALQTIAEIGDAGALGEAVDNAFPGSRVQIRTEGRFEVTLRQPGMLRALTAAELSDGTLRYLLWAAALLTPRPAELTVLNEPESSLHPDLLPALAALIARSSERSQIVVVTHSAALVEALRRRQHDVNAIEFTKQEGQTTIVGQGLLDEPSWHWPARG, encoded by the coding sequence GTGCTCGACACCGTCGCCGTGGAGAACTACCGGTCGCTGCGCCGGCTGATCCTGCCGCTGCGCGGGCTCAATGTCGTCACCGGTGCGAATGGCGCCGGGAAGTCCAGCCTGTACCGCGCGCTGCGGTTGCTGGCCGACTCCGCACGCAACGGCGCGGTCAGTGCGCTGGCCAGGGAAGGCGGGCTGAGCTCGACGATGTGGGCCGGTCCCGGCAAGACGGGCCCGGTGAGCCTGAAGCTCGGCTTCGCCGGTGAGGACTTCGGTTACGCCGTGGACTTCGGCCTGCCCCAGGAGACCGAAACAGCGTTCAACCTGGACCCCGAGATCAAGTCGGAAGTCGTGTGGGCCGGTGCGACGCTGCGGCCCTCGGCACTGCTGGCGCAGCGGTCGGTGCGCACCGTTCTGCTCCGCGATGGCGACGACACCTGGCACCCCGCGGCCACGCTGCGGCCGTTCGACAGCATGCTCAGTGAAGTCGCCGACCCGCAGGCGGCGCCCGAACTGCTGGCGTTGCGCGAGCGGGTTCGGTCGTGGCGGTTCTACGACCACGTCCGCACCGACACCGACGCGCCTGCCCGCCAGCCGCAGATCGGTACCCGCACAATGGTTTTGAGTCATGACGGGGCAGACCTTGCCGCGGCCTTGCAGACCATCGCCGAGATCGGTGACGCCGGCGCTCTGGGCGAGGCCGTGGACAACGCGTTTCCCGGCAGCAGGGTGCAGATCCGCACCGAAGGCCGATTCGAGGTGACGCTGCGCCAGCCCGGCATGCTGCGTGCCCTCACCGCGGCCGAGCTGTCCGACGGCACGCTGCGCTACCTGCTGTGGGCTGCCGCGCTGCTCACGCCGCGACCGGCCGAGCTGACCGTGCTCAACGAACCGGAGTCCAGCCTGCACCCCGACCTGTTGCCCGCACTGGCCGCGCTCATCGCGCGGTCCTCGGAACGATCGCAGATCGTGGTGGTCACCCACTCCGCCGCGTTGGTCGAGGCACTGCGCAGGCGTCAGCACGACGTGAACGCGATCGAGTTCACCAAACAGGAGGGTCAGACCACGATCGTCGGCCAGGGCCTACTTGACGAGCCGTCCTGGCACTGGCCTGCACGGGGATGA
- the purT gene encoding formate-dependent phosphoribosylglycinamide formyltransferase — MRVMLVGSGELSRELVLAFQRLGAEVVAVDRYADAPAHDVADDALVVKITDPDELTAAIARVEPEYVVVDTNAVAIDALRAAADSGATQVVPGVYATQLSLDREGMRRLAADELGLPTAPFWFAGSVAELTAVADHAGFPLVVKPVIGVPGQGQSVLLRPDDVEPAWQRAVAAGGRVPHNRVLAETVVEIDYAVTLLTVRTDGPAGPALHFCEPIGHRQVDGGVLESWQPQQMTLAALGAAKSVAARIVRALGGRGVFGVELLVRGDEVYFSDVSVRPYDSGLVTLRTQRLSEFELHARAVLGLPVDTIMISPGAAEVTYGGTEETAGRTDINPAVLAEAMAVPESDVRLLGRHEGAARLRLGVALATASDVTAARDRVRQVSTALHRVWQP; from the coding sequence ATGCGGGTGATGCTGGTGGGGTCGGGTGAGCTGAGTCGGGAGTTGGTGCTGGCGTTCCAGCGACTCGGAGCCGAGGTGGTCGCCGTCGACCGCTACGCCGACGCACCGGCCCACGACGTCGCCGACGACGCGCTGGTCGTGAAGATCACCGATCCCGACGAGCTGACCGCCGCCATCGCCCGGGTCGAACCGGAGTACGTCGTCGTAGACACCAATGCCGTGGCCATCGACGCGCTGCGCGCGGCCGCCGACAGTGGCGCCACGCAGGTGGTGCCCGGTGTGTACGCCACCCAGCTGAGCCTGGACCGCGAGGGCATGCGCCGGCTGGCCGCCGACGAACTGGGCCTGCCGACCGCTCCGTTCTGGTTCGCCGGGTCGGTCGCGGAGCTGACCGCCGTCGCCGACCATGCCGGCTTCCCGCTGGTGGTCAAGCCCGTGATCGGCGTTCCGGGTCAGGGCCAGTCGGTGCTGCTGCGCCCCGACGACGTCGAGCCCGCGTGGCAGCGGGCCGTCGCGGCCGGTGGCCGGGTGCCGCACAACCGGGTGCTGGCCGAGACCGTCGTCGAGATCGACTACGCCGTCACCCTGCTCACGGTGCGGACCGACGGGCCGGCCGGCCCGGCCCTGCACTTCTGCGAACCGATCGGACATCGCCAGGTCGACGGCGGTGTGCTGGAGTCCTGGCAGCCCCAGCAGATGACGCTGGCTGCGCTCGGGGCGGCGAAGTCGGTGGCCGCACGGATCGTGCGGGCGCTCGGCGGCCGCGGCGTGTTCGGGGTGGAGCTGCTGGTGCGCGGGGACGAAGTGTATTTCTCCGATGTCAGCGTGCGTCCCTACGACAGCGGTCTGGTCACGCTGCGCACCCAGCGGTTGTCGGAGTTCGAGTTGCATGCCCGAGCGGTTCTGGGGCTGCCGGTGGACACCATCATGATCTCGCCGGGCGCCGCCGAGGTCACCTACGGCGGTACCGAGGAGACCGCCGGCCGCACTGACATCAACCCGGCGGTGCTGGCCGAGGCCATGGCCGTCCCGGAGAGCGACGTGCGCCTGCTTGGCCGGCACGAGGGTGCCGCGAGACTGCGGCTGGGAGTCGCCTTGGCCACCGCATCCGATGTCACCGCCGCGCGCGATAGGGTTCGCCAGGTGTCGACCGCCCTGCACCGCGTGTGGCAGCCGTGA
- a CDS encoding lumazine-binding protein: MTEPEDDGASPMPILIALGVAVLILAAVGIAWLIDDKKPMSEDVLVGRAAVGQNDALQRDNYPDFRKYTCAAQQGAEADVLGVQQKSKAARGARYVDDVTDVKIDGDKATATVVYHFEKAADAKLKTPMTFVRENGEWTVCSPGPV; encoded by the coding sequence GTGACCGAACCCGAGGACGACGGCGCCAGCCCGATGCCGATTCTGATCGCGCTGGGTGTCGCGGTGCTGATACTCGCCGCGGTGGGGATCGCCTGGCTGATCGACGACAAGAAGCCGATGAGTGAGGACGTGCTGGTCGGCCGCGCCGCGGTCGGGCAGAACGACGCGCTGCAGCGGGACAACTACCCGGACTTTCGCAAGTACACCTGCGCCGCGCAGCAGGGTGCCGAGGCGGATGTTCTTGGCGTCCAACAGAAGTCGAAGGCCGCACGCGGCGCCCGGTACGTCGACGATGTCACCGACGTGAAGATCGACGGTGACAAGGCCACCGCCACCGTCGTCTACCACTTCGAGAAGGCGGCGGACGCCAAGCTCAAGACCCCGATGACCTTCGTCCGGGAAAATGGGGAGTGGACAGTCTGTTCGCCCGGTCCGGTCTGA
- a CDS encoding rhodanese-like domain-containing protein produces the protein MSYAGDITPEQSWKLLSENPEAVLVDCRTDAEWRWVGVPDLSSLGRNVVFVEWNRSNGQRNEDFVAELNAAGVTAGERPVVFICRSGNRSIPAAETATAAGIAPSYNMLDGFEGQLDADGHRGSNGWRALGLPWKQS, from the coding sequence GTGAGTTACGCAGGAGATATCACCCCTGAGCAGAGCTGGAAGCTGCTCAGCGAGAACCCCGAGGCGGTGCTGGTGGACTGCCGTACCGACGCCGAATGGCGGTGGGTCGGGGTGCCCGATCTGTCCAGCCTGGGCCGCAACGTGGTCTTCGTGGAATGGAACCGCAGCAACGGTCAGCGCAACGAGGACTTCGTCGCCGAACTGAACGCTGCCGGCGTGACGGCCGGCGAGCGCCCGGTGGTGTTCATCTGTCGCTCCGGGAATCGCTCCATCCCCGCAGCCGAGACAGCGACCGCCGCGGGAATCGCGCCCTCCTACAACATGCTTGACGGGTTCGAGGGCCAGCTGGATGCTGACGGCCACCGCGGCAGCAACGGCTGGCGCGCTCTCGGTCTGCCCTGGAAGCAGTCATGA
- a CDS encoding O-succinylhomoserine sulfhydrylase, with protein MTESTDPVPSVRIPAPLPDGVSQATIGVRGGLLRSEFEETAEGLYLTSGYVYSSAAEAEKAFTGEIDRYVYSRYGNPTISMFEERLRLIEGAPAAFATASGMAAVFTSLGALLGAGDRLVAARSLFGSCFVVCNEILPRWGVETVFVDGDDLSQWEEALSVPTQAVFFETPSNPMQSLVDIAAVSEMAHAAGAKVVLDNVFATPLLQQGIPLGVDVVVYSGTKHIDGQGRVLGGAILGDKEYIDGPVQKLMRHTGPALSAFNAWVLLKGLETLAVRVDYSNRSAQRVAEFLEAQPGVNWVKYPFLESHPQFDLAKRQMRGGGTVVTFELDGGKARAFDVLDKLQVIDISNNLGDAKTLITHPATTTHRAMGPEGRASIGLGDGVVRISVGLEGTEDLIADLDRALG; from the coding sequence ATGACCGAGTCGACAGATCCGGTGCCGTCGGTCCGGATTCCCGCGCCGCTGCCCGACGGTGTCAGCCAGGCGACCATCGGGGTTCGGGGCGGTCTGCTGCGCTCGGAGTTCGAGGAGACCGCCGAGGGGCTGTACCTCACCTCGGGGTATGTGTACTCCTCAGCCGCCGAAGCCGAGAAGGCGTTCACCGGCGAGATCGATCGCTACGTCTACTCCCGCTACGGCAACCCGACGATCTCGATGTTCGAGGAACGCCTGCGACTTATCGAAGGTGCGCCTGCGGCATTCGCCACCGCATCGGGGATGGCCGCGGTGTTCACCTCGCTGGGCGCGCTGCTTGGTGCCGGCGACCGGTTGGTGGCCGCGCGCAGCCTGTTCGGCTCCTGCTTCGTGGTGTGCAACGAGATCCTGCCGCGCTGGGGTGTGGAAACCGTCTTCGTCGACGGCGACGACCTGTCGCAGTGGGAAGAGGCGCTGTCGGTGCCGACGCAGGCCGTCTTCTTCGAGACCCCGTCCAACCCGATGCAGTCGCTGGTCGACATCGCGGCGGTTTCCGAGATGGCGCACGCTGCCGGGGCAAAGGTTGTGCTGGACAACGTTTTTGCCACCCCGCTGCTGCAGCAGGGCATCCCGCTGGGCGTGGACGTGGTGGTGTATTCGGGCACCAAGCACATCGATGGTCAGGGCCGGGTGCTCGGCGGTGCGATTCTCGGGGACAAGGAGTACATCGACGGTCCGGTGCAGAAACTGATGCGCCACACCGGCCCTGCATTGTCCGCGTTCAACGCCTGGGTGCTGCTGAAGGGCCTGGAGACGTTGGCGGTGCGGGTGGACTACTCGAATCGCTCTGCGCAGCGCGTCGCCGAGTTCCTGGAAGCCCAACCCGGCGTCAACTGGGTGAAATACCCCTTCCTGGAATCACATCCGCAATTCGACCTGGCGAAGCGGCAGATGCGCGGCGGCGGCACGGTGGTGACATTCGAACTGGACGGCGGCAAGGCCCGGGCTTTCGATGTGCTCGACAAGCTTCAGGTCATCGACATCTCGAACAACCTCGGTGACGCCAAGACGCTGATCACTCATCCGGCGACCACCACGCACCGTGCGATGGGGCCGGAGGGCCGTGCCTCGATCGGGCTCGGTGACGGGGTGGTGCGGATCTCGGTCGGGCTGGAAGGCACCGAGGACCTGATCGCCGACCTGGATCGCGCGCTGGGCTAG